From a region of the Pectobacterium aquaticum genome:
- a CDS encoding HlyD family efflux transporter periplasmic adaptor subunit yields the protein MIRHHFWSRLRRRHLIVLLLIVAFGMLTWLLAGRANEQESALQGQWLPVQPQLLENQLGLVGRIQAAKQTTLAAPFEGIIREVLVREGQRVEQGQTLLILDPGQIEIQLRQAQAELLKTQREVQLLRQWEQSAEVSRARRAVSSARSTFSNTQANLRDTQALFERGIVARMEVDTLKQQIRSQEQDLIAAQEELRTVLARGNGEDRKIAEMELTNAQVRYQTLATQVERQTVKAPFSGFVVRPATPDNGKPVVIQSGLLVSQGASLFGVIAQDRFQVATRVEETDLHQLQEGMTVNVTGDGFAGQTLTGKVASIDMQADAAEMSGSGAYYDVVVSLDTPLADLRQNIRLGMSARLAIIVYRNEHGIAVPAQALHTDENGHVYVIYRPTADTPPKKINVTLGKTVAQGVEISGLEAGEVQIP from the coding sequence ATGATTAGGCATCACTTTTGGTCTCGACTGCGTCGGCGTCACCTTATTGTATTGCTGTTGATTGTGGCGTTCGGCATGCTCACTTGGCTGCTGGCAGGGCGCGCGAATGAACAGGAAAGCGCGCTTCAGGGGCAATGGTTACCTGTCCAACCCCAATTATTGGAGAATCAATTAGGATTGGTTGGACGCATTCAGGCCGCGAAGCAGACAACGCTGGCGGCTCCTTTTGAAGGCATTATCCGCGAGGTACTGGTGCGTGAGGGCCAACGAGTTGAGCAAGGGCAAACGTTACTAATACTGGACCCTGGGCAAATTGAGATTCAGTTACGTCAAGCGCAGGCCGAATTGCTCAAGACGCAGCGCGAGGTACAATTGCTCAGGCAGTGGGAGCAAAGTGCTGAGGTATCACGTGCGCGGCGTGCGGTAAGCTCAGCTCGGTCTACTTTTAGCAATACGCAAGCCAATCTTCGGGATACACAGGCGTTGTTCGAGCGTGGCATCGTCGCGCGTATGGAGGTTGATACGTTAAAGCAGCAAATTCGTTCGCAGGAGCAGGATCTGATTGCAGCACAAGAGGAGTTGCGAACGGTGCTGGCGCGTGGGAACGGTGAGGATCGTAAGATTGCGGAGATGGAGTTGACCAACGCACAGGTGCGCTATCAGACGCTGGCTACTCAGGTTGAACGGCAGACCGTCAAGGCACCGTTTAGCGGTTTTGTGGTACGCCCGGCTACGCCTGATAACGGCAAACCAGTGGTTATCCAATCTGGTTTGCTGGTCAGCCAGGGAGCGTCGCTGTTTGGCGTCATTGCTCAGGACCGTTTTCAGGTGGCGACTCGGGTAGAGGAAACGGATCTGCATCAACTGCAAGAGGGGATGACGGTTAACGTCACAGGGGATGGGTTTGCCGGACAGACCCTGACGGGAAAGGTTGCTTCGATTGATATGCAGGCTGATGCTGCTGAGATGTCAGGCAGTGGTGCTTACTATGATGTGGTGGTGTCACTTGATACGCCGTTGGCAGATTTAAGGCAAAATATTCGACTGGGGATGAGCGCACGGCTGGCTATTATTGTCTATCGCAATGAGCACGGTATCGCGGTGCCTGCACAGGCTCTGCATACCGATGAGAATGGTCATGTCTATGTGATTTACCGTCCGACTGCTGACACACCACCAAAGAAAATCAACGTGACGTTAGGGAAAACGGTGGCACAGGGCGTAGAAATTTCCGGGCTGGAGGCGGGTGAAGTACAGATTCCTTAA
- the ahpF gene encoding alkyl hydroperoxide reductase subunit F, with protein sequence MLDNTMKVQLKAYLEKLTKPVELIATLDDSAKSTEVRTLLAEIAELSDRVSFIEKNDLAVRKPSFLITNPDSQSGPRFAGAPMGHEFTSLILALLQVGGHPSKEAKELLDQIRHLDGSFHFETYYSLSCHNCPDVVQALNLMAVLNPNITHTAIDGGVFQDEIQSRNVMGVPTVFLNGEHFSQGRTSLAEIVTKIDTGAGAKQVEKLNQRDVYDVLIIGSGPAGAAAAVYSARKGIRTGLVGERFGGQVLDTVDIENYISVPKTEGAKLATALKSHVDDYDVDVIDAQSAEALIPGGEPGKPHQVITVSGATLKARSVIIATGARWRNMNVPGEDQYRTRGVTYCPHCDGPLFKGKHVAVIGGGNSGVEAAIDLAGVVKHVTLLEFAPELKADSVLQEKVRSLPNVDIILNAQTTEVKGDGQKVTGLSYKDRLTDTVHDLALEGIFVQIGLLPNTHWLEGTVARNRIGEIEIDAKCETSVKGIFAAGDCTTVPYKQIIIATGEGAKASLSAFDYLIRTRA encoded by the coding sequence ATGCTCGACAATACGATGAAAGTCCAGTTGAAAGCCTATCTGGAAAAATTAACCAAACCTGTTGAGTTGATTGCGACTCTGGATGACTCTGCTAAATCTACCGAAGTCAGAACCCTGCTGGCTGAGATTGCCGAGCTGTCCGATCGGGTAAGTTTTATTGAAAAGAATGATTTGGCAGTACGTAAGCCTTCATTCCTGATTACCAATCCAGATTCCCAAAGTGGCCCGCGTTTTGCCGGTGCGCCAATGGGACACGAATTTACCTCCCTGATTCTGGCGTTATTGCAGGTGGGCGGTCATCCGTCGAAAGAAGCGAAAGAATTACTCGATCAAATCCGCCATCTCGACGGTTCATTCCACTTTGAAACCTATTACTCACTGTCCTGCCACAACTGCCCGGACGTGGTGCAGGCGCTGAATTTAATGGCGGTCTTGAATCCAAATATCACCCATACCGCGATTGATGGTGGTGTGTTCCAGGATGAGATCCAAAGCCGTAATGTGATGGGCGTTCCGACCGTTTTCCTGAATGGCGAGCACTTCAGTCAGGGGCGGACGAGCCTGGCTGAGATTGTGACGAAAATCGATACTGGCGCGGGCGCTAAACAGGTTGAGAAGCTGAATCAGCGTGACGTCTATGATGTATTAATCATCGGTAGCGGCCCAGCGGGGGCCGCCGCTGCGGTTTATTCGGCGCGTAAAGGCATTCGTACCGGGTTGGTCGGTGAGCGTTTTGGCGGTCAGGTATTGGATACCGTTGATATCGAAAACTATATTTCCGTGCCGAAAACGGAAGGTGCCAAACTGGCGACGGCGCTGAAGAGTCATGTTGATGACTACGATGTCGACGTGATCGACGCGCAGAGCGCAGAAGCCTTAATTCCTGGTGGCGAACCGGGTAAACCGCATCAGGTGATTACCGTATCCGGTGCGACGCTAAAAGCGCGCAGTGTGATCATTGCGACCGGCGCGCGCTGGAGAAACATGAATGTACCCGGTGAAGATCAGTACCGTACGCGCGGCGTAACATACTGTCCGCACTGTGATGGCCCGCTGTTTAAAGGCAAGCACGTCGCGGTGATTGGCGGCGGAAACTCCGGTGTCGAAGCGGCTATCGATCTGGCTGGCGTGGTGAAACATGTTACGTTGCTTGAGTTTGCTCCAGAACTGAAAGCGGATTCTGTATTACAGGAAAAAGTGCGTAGCTTGCCGAATGTTGACATCATTCTGAATGCGCAGACCACAGAAGTGAAAGGCGATGGGCAGAAGGTGACGGGGCTGAGCTATAAAGATCGTCTTACCGATACGGTACACGATTTAGCGCTGGAAGGGATCTTCGTACAAATTGGCCTGTTGCCTAACACCCACTGGCTGGAAGGTACGGTAGCCAGAAACCGCATCGGTGAAATTGAGATCGATGCTAAGTGCGAAACCAGCGTGAAAGGGATCTTTGCTGCCGGTGACTGTACGACGGTGCCGTATAAGCAGATCATTATCGCGACGGGTGAAGGAGCAAAAGCGTCCTTGAGCGCCTTCGATTACCTGATCAGAACCCGTGCATAA
- a CDS encoding DUF6138 family protein — protein MTRKANNNAFVLPFWRLVNLINTVLWGNVSSAINNIEEFEWYADSEGEKCCMPGSYAVFGLGLSEVGYFSLVKDYMESVDDEHQSVQDGFIRAFFDKHGVTAQNVATLVACLSHATERLKLNMLPALEDDALFEQLVDEVRVREPVVIEHIVYLIWGQHQKAHCTGEKIGSEARRAIDVAHSGFCLIVNVMTTMSGVRPEVSHSAKERAYDRYSAAGPAGR, from the coding sequence ATGACGAGAAAGGCAAATAATAATGCTTTCGTGCTACCTTTTTGGCGGTTGGTAAATCTCATCAATACCGTGCTTTGGGGCAACGTTTCATCTGCGATAAATAATATTGAAGAATTTGAATGGTACGCCGATTCGGAAGGCGAAAAGTGCTGTATGCCGGGAAGCTATGCGGTATTCGGGCTGGGTCTGAGCGAGGTGGGATATTTTTCACTCGTCAAAGATTACATGGAAAGTGTGGATGATGAGCATCAATCGGTACAGGATGGCTTCATTCGTGCATTTTTCGATAAGCATGGTGTGACGGCACAGAACGTGGCGACTTTGGTTGCTTGCCTGAGCCATGCGACGGAAAGGTTAAAGCTGAATATGCTGCCTGCGCTAGAAGATGACGCGCTGTTCGAACAGCTGGTCGACGAAGTTCGGGTGCGAGAACCTGTTGTGATAGAACATATTGTGTATCTCATCTGGGGGCAACACCAAAAAGCTCACTGCACTGGTGAAAAAATCGGAAGCGAAGCGCGGCGCGCTATTGACGTCGCTCATTCAGGCTTCTGCCTAATCGTAAACGTAATGACGACAATGTCCGGAGTGAGGCCGGAGGTGTCTCACTCTGCTAAGGAACGTGCTTATGACCGCTATTCTGCTGCTGGACCCGCGGGCCGATGA
- a CDS encoding D-2-hydroxyacid dehydrogenase, translating to MTAILLLDPRADEIGSVLNHAAPELELVLSNGTVEQAASCPIWLGEPDTAAALLAQGAKPKWLQSTWAGFKPLLADGLPRDYRLSRAVGVFGQPIAEYVIAYMLRHELRLGERQASQEERRWDHRLPGSLADKKVLIVGAGEIGCEVAGFLRPFGVELYGVVSTPRQRPDFKRIMSLAELPAAVPKADYVINLLPDTSATTDIYDASLFAAMKPSALFINVGRGSAVVDDDLRAALCDAQIEGAVLDVFRQEPLPYSHPFWKTPNLTLTAHIAGPMVPGLMGRLFLENLARFQADNTLRGEVDFSREY from the coding sequence ATGACCGCTATTCTGCTGCTGGACCCGCGGGCCGATGAGATTGGCTCTGTCTTAAATCATGCTGCACCAGAGCTTGAGCTGGTGCTCTCTAACGGTACGGTAGAGCAGGCCGCAAGCTGCCCGATTTGGCTGGGTGAACCGGATACCGCTGCGGCATTGCTGGCTCAGGGAGCCAAACCAAAGTGGCTACAGTCGACCTGGGCAGGGTTCAAACCGCTGTTGGCCGATGGGCTACCGCGAGATTATCGCTTAAGCCGCGCCGTTGGCGTGTTTGGTCAGCCGATAGCCGAATATGTGATTGCCTATATGCTCAGGCATGAGCTGCGTCTGGGGGAACGGCAAGCCAGTCAGGAAGAGCGGCGCTGGGATCACCGTTTACCGGGATCGCTGGCGGATAAAAAGGTGCTGATTGTCGGTGCGGGAGAGATCGGCTGCGAGGTTGCTGGCTTCTTACGGCCTTTTGGCGTTGAGCTATACGGCGTTGTCAGTACGCCAAGGCAGCGGCCTGATTTTAAACGGATCATGAGCTTAGCGGAGTTACCCGCTGCGGTACCGAAGGCCGATTATGTAATCAACCTTCTGCCGGACACCTCGGCAACCACCGATATCTATGATGCAAGTCTGTTTGCCGCCATGAAGCCTTCGGCGCTGTTTATCAATGTCGGGCGCGGGAGTGCCGTGGTAGATGATGATTTACGGGCGGCGTTGTGTGATGCGCAAATTGAGGGAGCAGTGCTGGATGTATTCAGGCAAGAGCCGTTGCCGTACAGCCATCCGTTCTGGAAAACGCCGAACCTGACGTTGACGGCACACATTGCCGGGCCGATGGTGCCTGGACTCATGGGACGATTATTCCTGGAGAATCTTGCTCGTTTCCAGGCTGATAATACGCTGCGTGGCGAGGTGGATTTTAGTCGCGAGTATTGA
- the ahpC gene encoding alkyl hydroperoxide reductase subunit C: protein MSVINTQVKPFKNMAFKDGQFIEVTEKNIEGKWSVFFFYPADFTFVCPTELGDVADHYDEFQERGVEIYSVSTDTHFTHKAWHSSSETIGKIKYTMIGDPTGQLTRNFENMREAEGLADRGTFIVDPQGIIQAVEITAEGIGRDASDLLRKVKAAQYVASHPGEVCPAKWKEGEATLAPSLDLVGKI from the coding sequence ATGTCAGTAATCAATACCCAAGTTAAACCATTCAAAAACATGGCTTTCAAAGACGGTCAATTCATTGAAGTGACTGAGAAGAACATCGAAGGCAAATGGAGCGTGTTCTTCTTCTATCCGGCTGACTTTACGTTTGTCTGCCCGACCGAACTGGGTGATGTCGCTGACCACTACGACGAATTCCAAGAGCGTGGCGTGGAAATCTACTCTGTTTCCACCGATACCCACTTCACGCACAAAGCGTGGCACAGCAGCTCTGAAACCATTGGCAAAATCAAATACACCATGATCGGTGACCCAACGGGCCAGCTGACGCGTAACTTTGAAAACATGCGCGAAGCAGAAGGTCTGGCCGATCGCGGTACGTTCATCGTTGACCCACAGGGCATCATCCAGGCGGTAGAAATCACGGCGGAAGGTATTGGCCGCGATGCCTCTGACCTGCTGCGTAAAGTGAAAGCGGCGCAGTACGTGGCGTCTCACCCAGGCGAAGTGTGCCCAGCCAAGTGGAAAGAAGGCGAGGCTACGCTGGCACCGTCTCTGGATCTGGTTGGCAAAATCTAA
- a CDS encoding LysE family translocator translates to MYTVFGIAVFIVNSPILFMAMKVLGPSYLIYLGYTSLTNTTKITLEEASSHAPSSLAAFRMGFLTNALNPKTMLFVVAIYTQVVQPGSPISHNFGYGLFMSVAHWVWFSLVALFFAAPSMRRRLIDRQHWVDKGIGVALIALGASLALTNITL, encoded by the coding sequence ATGTATACCGTTTTTGGCATCGCGGTATTTATTGTTAACTCTCCGATACTGTTTATGGCGATGAAGGTTCTGGGACCGTCCTATCTGATTTATCTGGGGTACACGTCATTAACCAATACGACAAAAATAACATTAGAAGAGGCATCCAGTCATGCGCCGTCATCGCTTGCTGCATTTCGCATGGGCTTTCTCACCAATGCACTTAACCCAAAAACCATGCTGTTTGTCGTCGCTATCTATACTCAGGTCGTGCAGCCTGGTAGCCCAATAAGCCATAATTTTGGCTATGGGTTATTCATGTCAGTGGCGCACTGGGTTTGGTTCAGTCTTGTTGCGCTGTTTTTTGCTGCACCGTCCATGCGTCGCCGGCTGATCGATCGTCAACATTGGGTCGACAAAGGTATCGGTGTTGCCCTGATTGCGTTAGGCGCGTCTCTGGCATTGACCAACATTACCCTCTGA
- a CDS encoding flagellar protein FlhE — translation MKTIKAASVIALLSLSSFFLSNSAHAISGAYTAAPMASMDVHSANFWNQFNFPISSSILPPSNAKVTRIYWNYALGQLQVGNKGTLIVYLCQGNTSTCFDISNMNSGSTEVFRDKPATTPFFLYYRVNSRSTIGSIYGSGTTQVTVNWQNNQ, via the coding sequence ATGAAAACTATCAAGGCTGCTTCAGTTATTGCTTTACTCTCATTATCTTCTTTTTTCTTATCGAATTCTGCACATGCTATTAGTGGTGCTTACACTGCGGCACCTATGGCAAGCATGGATGTTCACTCTGCAAATTTTTGGAACCAATTTAATTTTCCAATATCATCGAGCATACTTCCACCATCAAATGCTAAGGTAACTCGCATTTACTGGAATTATGCGCTAGGACAGCTTCAGGTCGGGAATAAAGGGACGTTAATCGTTTATTTATGTCAAGGTAATACTTCTACTTGTTTTGATATATCGAACATGAACTCGGGTTCTACCGAGGTGTTTCGAGACAAGCCTGCAACGACACCATTCTTTTTGTACTATCGTGTGAATAGTCGTTCAACTATCGGATCTATTTATGGGTCAGGAACAACTCAGGTAACGGTAAATTGGCAAAATAATCAATAA
- a CDS encoding NAD(P)-dependent alcohol dehydrogenase has protein sequence MLVHAYGAHAGDKPLEPLQIVRRAPGAHDVQIEIAYCGICHSDLHQVRAEWAGTQFPCVPGHEIVGRVSAVGAHVSAFKAGDLVGIGCIVDSCRHCEECDDGLENYCDGMVGTYNGPTADEPGWTLGGYSQQIVVHERYVLRVRHSEAELAAVAPLLCAGITTYSPLRHWNAGPGKKVGVVGIGGLGHMGIKLAHAMGAYVVAFTTSESKREDAKALGANEVVVSRNAEEMAAHAGSFDLILNTVAAPHDLDAFLVLLKRDGALTLVGAPASPHPSPNVFNLIMKRRTVAGSMIGGIPETQEMLDFCAEHGIVSDIELIRADEINEAYERMLKGDVKYRFVIDNATLNVCPTARISLCCGAVMT, from the coding sequence ATGCTTGTACATGCGTATGGGGCCCATGCGGGCGATAAACCTCTTGAACCGTTGCAGATCGTCCGTCGTGCGCCGGGAGCCCACGATGTCCAGATTGAGATTGCGTACTGCGGTATCTGCCACTCGGACCTGCATCAGGTGCGTGCTGAATGGGCAGGAACACAGTTTCCCTGCGTGCCCGGCCATGAAATCGTCGGACGGGTGTCGGCGGTAGGGGCACATGTCTCCGCCTTTAAGGCGGGCGATCTGGTCGGTATTGGCTGCATTGTGGACAGCTGTCGACACTGCGAAGAATGTGATGATGGCTTAGAAAACTACTGTGATGGCATGGTCGGCACGTATAACGGCCCGACTGCGGATGAACCCGGCTGGACGCTTGGCGGCTACTCCCAGCAGATTGTCGTGCATGAGCGCTATGTGCTGCGCGTTCGTCATTCCGAGGCGGAACTGGCTGCGGTCGCGCCGCTGCTGTGTGCGGGAATTACCACCTATTCCCCGCTGCGCCACTGGAATGCTGGGCCGGGTAAGAAGGTCGGCGTTGTGGGTATCGGCGGGCTTGGCCACATGGGGATCAAACTGGCGCATGCCATGGGGGCTTATGTTGTGGCGTTCACCACGTCTGAATCCAAACGTGAAGATGCCAAGGCGCTGGGCGCAAATGAAGTCGTGGTGTCTCGTAACGCAGAAGAAATGGCAGCGCACGCGGGCAGCTTCGATTTAATCCTGAATACTGTGGCTGCGCCGCACGATCTGGATGCGTTTCTGGTTCTGTTGAAGCGCGATGGCGCGCTAACGCTGGTCGGCGCGCCTGCGTCACCGCATCCTTCTCCGAACGTGTTCAACCTGATCATGAAACGCCGTACGGTGGCGGGATCGATGATCGGTGGCATTCCTGAAACGCAGGAAATGCTGGATTTCTGTGCCGAACATGGGATTGTTTCTGATATTGAGCTTATCCGCGCCGACGAAATCAATGAGGCCTACGAGCGGATGCTCAAAGGCGATGTGAAATACCGCTTCGTCATTGATAACGCCACGCTGAACGTATGTCCCACAGCACGGATTTCCCTGTGCTGTGGGGCTGTCATGACGTGA
- a CDS encoding IS1 family transposase → MPRLDRKTICFPRSIELHEKFISSFIENYMFY, encoded by the coding sequence CTGCCGCGTCTGGACCGAAAAACAATCTGCTTCCCACGCTCGATTGAATTGCATGAAAAATTCATCAGTTCCTTCATCGAGAATTACATGTTCTACTAA
- a CDS encoding TolC family protein: MRKSILCLLILFSAHQGYAETDLTPSQATRQGLATVSTSLNAQTIDLTLSDAIYLGLRDNRAIRSAYLDRVAQKFDLRVAEDRFTPKLSLTGSYLSNRNQSDRYRQGNLTPTSTLLTPYGTRFSLGWTYRHTQADSAGLSRNDGANITVIQPLLRGAGKDVTTAPVHIAQLTEQLNRLTLKSTVSQTITQIIAAYRELLRSQEQLQIARDALTRARELVEVNRAMIAAGRMAEFEIVQTEAEVATQELAHEEARNQLDTARLALLQLLALDLNTLVVATESMQAQRVDVNAAQALKQAEASRPAYLAQLIANEQAALGLAVARNDRLWDISLIGGASQVRDRAAQSSTSRTWENYVGVQVEIPIGDLSTRQAEVQARVNVRNQHIQLDEVRQQLERDVTNAVRDIGTRWRQFEISQRARDLSRRKLDIEREKLTVGRSSNFQVLSFENDLRNAENARLNALIGYLNAQAELDETLGTTLQSWDIALND, encoded by the coding sequence ATGCGTAAATCTATCCTGTGTTTACTGATTTTGTTTTCAGCCCATCAAGGGTATGCAGAAACGGATTTGACTCCTTCTCAGGCGACGCGACAGGGTCTGGCGACAGTCAGTACATCTCTGAATGCACAAACTATCGATCTCACGCTGAGCGATGCGATTTATCTTGGATTGCGTGACAACCGTGCGATCCGTAGCGCCTATCTGGATCGTGTTGCGCAGAAATTTGATCTTCGTGTTGCGGAGGATCGTTTTACTCCCAAACTATCGCTGACGGGCAGCTACCTTTCCAATCGTAACCAAAGCGATCGTTATCGGCAGGGCAATTTAACGCCGACGTCGACACTGCTCACGCCGTATGGCACCCGTTTTAGCCTTGGTTGGACCTACCGCCACACGCAGGCTGATAGCGCGGGGCTGTCACGTAACGATGGTGCCAACATCACGGTGATTCAGCCTTTGCTTCGCGGTGCCGGTAAAGATGTCACGACTGCCCCCGTTCATATTGCACAGCTGACTGAGCAGTTAAATCGTTTGACGCTGAAATCCACTGTTTCACAGACGATTACCCAGATTATCGCCGCCTATCGGGAACTGCTGCGCTCGCAGGAGCAACTGCAAATCGCTCGTGATGCGCTGACACGAGCACGCGAACTGGTTGAGGTCAACCGTGCGATGATTGCCGCAGGGCGCATGGCTGAATTTGAAATTGTGCAAACCGAAGCGGAAGTTGCCACACAGGAGCTGGCGCATGAGGAAGCCAGAAACCAGCTGGATACTGCGCGCCTTGCATTGCTGCAACTTCTGGCACTGGATCTAAATACGCTGGTTGTGGCAACGGAATCGATGCAGGCACAGCGCGTTGATGTCAACGCCGCACAGGCATTGAAACAGGCCGAAGCCTCCCGACCGGCTTATCTCGCCCAGCTCATCGCTAATGAGCAGGCTGCACTCGGTCTGGCGGTGGCACGTAACGATCGCCTGTGGGATATCTCGCTAATCGGGGGCGCGAGTCAGGTGCGCGACCGCGCAGCACAGAGCAGTACCTCACGAACCTGGGAGAATTATGTTGGTGTGCAGGTGGAGATCCCTATCGGCGATCTGAGTACCCGTCAGGCGGAGGTGCAAGCGCGAGTCAATGTGCGTAACCAGCATATTCAACTGGATGAAGTCAGGCAGCAGCTTGAACGCGATGTTACCAATGCGGTGCGTGATATCGGTACGCGCTGGCGGCAGTTCGAGATCTCCCAACGCGCGCGGGATTTATCGCGCCGCAAGCTGGACATTGAACGAGAAAAGCTCACGGTTGGGCGTTCCAGTAACTTTCAGGTGCTGAGCTTCGAGAACGATTTACGCAACGCTGAAAACGCCCGTCTCAATGCGCTGATTGGCTACCTCAATGCGCAAGCTGAACTGGATGAGACGCTGGGCACAACATTACAAAGCTGGGATATCGCACTCAATGATTAG
- a CDS encoding ABC transporter ATP-binding protein, with protein sequence MSDERVTDLICLQGISHTYSTGASSQAVLHDISLSIPAGQSCAIVGASGSGKSTLLNIIGLLDQPVSGRLLLAGQDMSQASADDRAIVRNQVIGFVFQSFNLLPRLDALDNVALPLTYRGVSRQAARQAAQVQLARVGLAERTHHRPADLSGGQRQRVAIARALVGEPALLLADEPTGNLDSQTADDIITLLLALNREQGTTLVMVTHDKGMACRMTRRIQVQDGRIYEVNHV encoded by the coding sequence ATGTCTGATGAAAGAGTAACGGATCTGATCTGTTTACAAGGTATTTCACACACCTACAGTACCGGAGCTTCCTCTCAAGCGGTGCTGCACGATATTTCACTGTCCATTCCTGCCGGGCAAAGCTGTGCGATTGTGGGCGCATCGGGTTCTGGCAAAAGTACCTTGCTCAATATCATCGGTTTACTCGATCAGCCCGTATCTGGGCGTTTATTACTTGCTGGGCAAGATATGTCTCAGGCGAGTGCCGATGACCGTGCGATCGTGCGTAATCAAGTCATTGGTTTTGTCTTCCAGAGTTTTAATTTACTGCCGCGTCTGGATGCGTTGGATAACGTCGCGCTTCCCCTGACCTATCGTGGCGTCTCGCGGCAGGCCGCCCGGCAAGCTGCTCAAGTACAGCTGGCGCGTGTTGGCCTTGCAGAACGAACCCACCATAGGCCAGCCGACCTCTCTGGCGGCCAGCGCCAGAGGGTGGCAATTGCGCGAGCACTGGTTGGTGAACCCGCACTTTTGCTGGCGGATGAACCGACTGGCAATCTCGATAGCCAAACGGCCGATGACATCATCACGCTATTGCTGGCATTGAACCGCGAACAGGGGACGACGCTCGTGATGGTGACGCATGATAAAGGCATGGCTTGCCGTATGACCCGACGCATTCAGGTACAAGATGGTCGAATCTATGAGGTGAATCATGTCTGA
- a CDS encoding ABC transporter permease: protein MSDSRSRMEDRQVRRYHYGPSLQQRLLEPLNSLILLGRRAVLALLGIAVGCGSVVALLNIGHNAEAEAMGVFRGMGSDLLVASVQNRVGSHAIGSAPADLDIPALRQNLPDIKAATALIVTSTEARLRGRSLSTMVVGSRAELSDVLALKLAQGRYLSDFDEQSTYIVLGANVAEQWASQGGVAALGERVQVSRYLFEIVGILQPQGHNPLVPISVDDSILMPISGMRRVMPAPQIVSVIARSSSSDTLMQTGAQLKDYLSPLMPKLDIGVQIPQQLLEGMAQQSRMFSWLLAGLGGISLLVGGVGVMNVMVMNVSERRREIGVRMALGARPRDIAGLFLLEAVVLSACGALIGAVCGVAAAWLFVFFSDWSAFSLSVLSLPLGIGSSLAIGLFFGLNPAMTAARLEPVQALRDA from the coding sequence ATGTCTGATTCTCGTTCACGGATGGAAGATCGTCAGGTGCGCCGATACCACTATGGCCCTTCACTGCAACAGCGTCTGCTCGAGCCGTTGAACAGCCTTATTCTTCTTGGGCGGCGTGCTGTTCTGGCTCTACTGGGGATTGCGGTTGGATGTGGATCGGTTGTCGCTTTGCTTAACATCGGACACAACGCAGAAGCCGAAGCCATGGGCGTATTCCGAGGCATGGGCAGTGACCTGCTGGTTGCCTCCGTTCAGAACCGGGTGGGGAGTCATGCAATTGGCTCGGCTCCCGCTGACCTCGATATCCCCGCGTTGCGACAAAATCTGCCTGATATCAAGGCGGCAACCGCGTTAATTGTTACTTCCACCGAGGCTCGGCTGCGCGGCCGTTCACTCAGCACTATGGTGGTGGGGAGCAGAGCGGAATTGTCGGACGTATTAGCGCTGAAGCTTGCGCAGGGCCGCTACCTGAGTGACTTCGATGAGCAAAGTACCTACATCGTGTTGGGGGCGAATGTTGCGGAACAGTGGGCATCGCAGGGTGGCGTAGCCGCCTTGGGTGAGCGCGTGCAGGTGAGTAGATACTTGTTTGAGATTGTGGGAATCCTTCAGCCACAGGGACACAACCCTCTGGTTCCCATCTCAGTTGATGACTCTATTCTGATGCCTATCTCAGGTATGCGCCGTGTCATGCCTGCGCCACAAATCGTCAGCGTGATTGCACGCAGCAGCAGCAGCGATACGCTGATGCAAACGGGAGCGCAGTTAAAGGATTATTTGTCCCCCCTGATGCCGAAACTTGATATCGGTGTACAAATCCCACAGCAGCTACTGGAGGGAATGGCGCAACAGTCCCGCATGTTTTCATGGCTGCTGGCGGGGCTGGGAGGGATTTCCTTGCTGGTGGGTGGGGTAGGAGTAATGAACGTCATGGTGATGAACGTGTCTGAACGCCGTCGTGAAATCGGTGTTCGTATGGCGCTGGGCGCGCGACCGCGCGATATTGCGGGGCTGTTTTTGCTGGAGGCTGTTGTGTTGTCCGCTTGTGGAGCCCTAATCGGTGCGGTGTGTGGCGTTGCGGCGGCGTGGCTGTTTGTCTTTTTTTCAGACTGGTCAGCCTTTTCACTTTCGGTATTGTCACTTCCCCTTGGCATTGGCAGTTCATTGGCGATTGGTCTGTTTTTTGGGCTTAACCCAGCAATGACTGCGGCTCGGCTCGAACCTGTGCAGGCGCTACGCGATGCGTAA